The Lycium ferocissimum isolate CSIRO_LF1 chromosome 1, AGI_CSIRO_Lferr_CH_V1, whole genome shotgun sequence genome includes a region encoding these proteins:
- the LOC132064655 gene encoding uncharacterized protein LOC132064655, with the protein MIRWESPTVRSSHYFVPKVEKKGDPRAFTIPCTIDYHDFARAFCDNGASINLMPLAIYKQFDLGTPRLTSMRLQMANRIIKRQVGVVDDVLIRVGEFLLPANFIILDCAIDKEVPIILGRPFLATKRALMDSKKNEIKFQVNNEEVTFQASKGLKLPSAYENISVIDSFNISVIDSFDVVDGSGGA; encoded by the coding sequence ATGATACGGTGGGAGTCACCCACCGTGAGAAGCTCACATTATTTCGTCCCAAAGGTTGAGAAGAAGGGAGATCCTAGGGCTTTCACTATTCCTTGCACCATCGATTaccatgattttgctcgtgcCTTCTGTGATAATGGGGctagtattaatttgatgccaCTAGCCATCTATAAACAATTCGATTTGGGGACACCTAGACTAACAAGCATGCGTCTCCAAATGGCCAATAGAATCATCAAGAGACAGGTAGGGGTTGTTGATGATGTCCTTATCAGAGTGGGAGAATTCTTATTACCGGCGAATTTTATCATCCTTGATTGTGCGATTGACAAAGAAGTCCCAATTATCTTGGGAAGGCCATTTCTTGCCACCAAGAGAGCTTTAATGGACtcgaaaaagaatgaaataaaatttcagGTAAATAATGAAGAGGTAACCTTCCAAGCTAGCAAGGGGTTAAAATTGCCTAGTGCTTATGAGAACATTTCAGTCATTGATTCTTTCAACATTTCAGTCATTGATTCTTTCGATGTGGTAGACGGAAGCGGTGGAGCATAA